From Streptomyces chrestomyceticus JCM 4735, one genomic window encodes:
- the mfd gene encoding transcription-repair coupling factor: MSLTGLLDAVAQDPALAEAVRAAADGNRPQVDLVGPPAARPFAVAALARRSSRTVLAVTATGREAEDLAAALRSLMPAGEENAVVEYPSWETLPHERLSPRSDTVGRRPAVLRRLAHPSQDDPTAGPVQVVVAPVRSVLQPQVKGLGDLEPVSLRSGQTADLEEIVDGLAAAAYARVELVEKRGEFAVRGGILDVFPPTEEHPLRIEFWGDDVEEIRYFKVADQRSLEVAEHGLWAPPCRELLLTAQVRARAADLAERHPELGELLGKIAEGIAVEGMESLAPVLVDDMELLLDVLPAGSMTVVCDPERVRTRAADLVATSQEFLQASWAASAGGGEAPIDVGAASLWGIADVRDRARELGMMWWTVSPFAADEELDEDTLKLGMHAPETYRGDTQRALADTKRWIADGWRTVFITEGHGPAARTVEVLGDENIAARLDPELGELSPSVVHVSCGCLDNGFIDPGLKLAVLTETDLTGQKSASKELGRMPARRRKTIDPLTLQAGDFIVHEQHGVGRYIEMVQRTVQGATREYLLVEYAPAKRGQPGDRLYIPTDQLEQVTKYVGGEAPTLHRLGGADWTKTKARAKKAVKEIAADLIKLYSARMAAPGHTFGPDTPWQRELEDAFPYAETPDQLTTIAEVKEDMQKSVPMDRLICGDVGYGKTEIAVRAAFKAIQDGKQVAVLVPTTLLVQQHFGTFTERYGQFPVVVKALSRFQTDTEAKATLEGLKDGSVDLVIGTHRLFSSETRFKDLGLVIVDEEQRFGVEHKEQLKKLRANVDVLTMSATPIPRTLEMAVTGIREMSTITTPPEERHPVLTFVGPYEQKQIGAAIRRELLREGQVFYIHNRVESIDRAAARLREIVPEARIQTAHGQMGEAQLEQVVVDFWEKKFDVLVSTTIVESGIDISNANTLIVERGDNFGLSQLHQLRGRVGRGRERGYAYFLYPPEKPLTETAHERLATIAQHTEMGAGMYVAMKDLEIRGAGNLLGGEQSGHIAGVGFDLYVRMVGEAVADYRASLEGGVEEEPPLEVKIELPVDAHVPHDYAPGERLRLQAYRAIAAATSEEDIAAVREELTDRYGKLPEPVENLLLVAGLRMLARSCGVTDITLQGSNVRFGPVELRESQELRLKRLYPRTVLKPATRQALVPRPTTGKIGGKPLVGRELLAWVGEFLTSILGS, encoded by the coding sequence ATGAGCCTGACTGGTCTGCTCGACGCCGTTGCCCAGGACCCGGCGCTCGCCGAAGCCGTGCGGGCCGCGGCGGACGGCAACCGTCCTCAGGTGGACCTGGTCGGCCCGCCCGCCGCCCGCCCGTTCGCCGTCGCCGCCCTGGCGCGCCGCAGCTCCCGTACGGTCCTGGCGGTGACCGCCACCGGCCGGGAGGCCGAGGACCTGGCCGCCGCGCTGCGCTCGCTGATGCCGGCCGGCGAGGAGAACGCGGTGGTGGAGTACCCGTCCTGGGAGACGCTGCCGCACGAACGGCTCTCGCCGCGCTCGGACACCGTCGGCCGGCGCCCCGCGGTGCTGCGCCGCCTCGCCCACCCCAGCCAGGACGACCCGACCGCGGGCCCGGTCCAGGTGGTCGTCGCGCCCGTACGGTCCGTGCTCCAGCCGCAGGTCAAGGGCTTGGGCGACCTGGAGCCCGTGAGCCTGCGGTCCGGGCAGACGGCTGACCTGGAAGAGATTGTGGACGGGCTGGCGGCCGCCGCCTACGCCCGCGTCGAACTGGTCGAGAAGCGCGGCGAGTTCGCGGTGCGCGGCGGCATCCTGGACGTGTTCCCGCCGACCGAGGAACACCCGCTGCGGATCGAGTTCTGGGGCGACGACGTCGAGGAGATCCGCTACTTCAAGGTCGCCGACCAGCGGTCCCTGGAGGTGGCGGAGCACGGGCTGTGGGCGCCGCCGTGCCGTGAGCTGCTGCTGACCGCGCAGGTGCGGGCGCGGGCCGCGGACCTCGCGGAGCGGCACCCGGAGCTGGGCGAGCTGCTGGGCAAGATCGCCGAGGGGATCGCCGTCGAGGGCATGGAGTCGCTGGCCCCGGTGCTGGTGGACGACATGGAGCTGCTGCTGGACGTGCTGCCGGCGGGCAGCATGACGGTGGTGTGCGACCCGGAGCGGGTGCGGACGCGCGCCGCCGACCTGGTGGCCACCTCGCAGGAGTTCCTCCAGGCGTCGTGGGCGGCCAGCGCGGGCGGGGGAGAGGCCCCGATCGATGTCGGCGCCGCCTCCCTCTGGGGCATCGCGGACGTCCGGGACCGGGCCCGTGAGCTGGGCATGATGTGGTGGACGGTGAGCCCGTTCGCCGCCGACGAGGAGCTGGACGAGGACACCCTCAAGCTGGGGATGCACGCCCCGGAGACGTACCGGGGCGACACCCAGCGGGCGCTGGCCGACACCAAGCGCTGGATCGCGGACGGCTGGCGGACGGTGTTCATCACCGAGGGGCACGGCCCGGCCGCCCGTACGGTCGAGGTGCTGGGCGACGAGAACATCGCGGCCCGTCTCGACCCGGAGCTGGGCGAGCTGTCCCCGTCGGTCGTGCACGTCTCGTGCGGCTGCCTCGACAACGGCTTCATCGACCCGGGTCTGAAGCTGGCGGTGCTGACCGAGACGGACCTGACGGGCCAGAAGTCGGCGAGCAAGGAGCTGGGCCGGATGCCGGCCCGCCGCCGTAAGACCATCGACCCGCTGACGCTCCAGGCGGGCGACTTCATCGTCCACGAGCAGCACGGCGTCGGCCGCTACATCGAGATGGTGCAGCGTACGGTGCAGGGCGCCACCCGCGAGTACCTGCTGGTGGAGTACGCGCCGGCCAAGCGCGGCCAGCCCGGCGACCGCCTGTACATCCCCACCGACCAACTGGAGCAGGTCACCAAGTACGTGGGCGGCGAGGCGCCGACGCTGCACCGCCTGGGCGGGGCCGACTGGACGAAGACCAAGGCGCGCGCCAAGAAGGCCGTCAAGGAGATCGCCGCCGACCTGATCAAGCTGTACTCCGCGCGGATGGCGGCGCCCGGCCACACCTTCGGCCCGGACACGCCCTGGCAGCGCGAGCTGGAGGACGCGTTCCCGTACGCGGAGACGCCGGACCAGCTCACGACGATCGCCGAGGTCAAGGAGGACATGCAGAAGTCCGTCCCGATGGACCGGCTGATCTGCGGCGACGTCGGCTACGGCAAGACCGAGATCGCGGTGCGGGCGGCGTTCAAGGCCATCCAGGACGGCAAGCAGGTCGCGGTGCTGGTGCCGACGACGCTGCTGGTGCAGCAGCACTTCGGTACGTTCACCGAGCGGTACGGCCAGTTCCCCGTCGTCGTCAAGGCGCTCAGCCGCTTCCAGACGGACACCGAGGCCAAGGCCACTCTCGAAGGGCTCAAGGACGGTTCGGTCGACCTGGTCATCGGCACCCACCGGCTGTTCTCCTCCGAGACCAGGTTCAAGGACCTGGGTCTGGTCATCGTGGACGAGGAGCAGCGCTTCGGCGTCGAGCACAAGGAGCAGCTCAAGAAGCTGCGCGCCAACGTGGACGTGCTGACGATGTCCGCCACGCCCATCCCCCGTACGCTCGAAATGGCGGTGACCGGCATCCGCGAGATGTCCACGATCACCACCCCGCCGGAGGAGCGGCACCCGGTCCTGACGTTCGTCGGGCCCTACGAGCAGAAGCAGATCGGCGCCGCCATCCGGCGTGAACTGCTGCGCGAGGGCCAGGTCTTCTACATCCACAACCGCGTCGAGTCCATCGACCGGGCGGCGGCCCGGCTGCGCGAGATCGTGCCGGAGGCCCGGATCCAGACCGCGCACGGCCAGATGGGCGAGGCGCAGCTCGAACAGGTCGTGGTCGACTTCTGGGAGAAGAAGTTCGACGTGCTGGTCTCCACCACGATCGTGGAGTCGGGCATCGACATCTCCAACGCCAACACCCTGATCGTGGAGCGCGGCGACAACTTCGGCCTGTCCCAGTTGCACCAGTTGCGCGGCCGCGTCGGCCGGGGCCGCGAGCGCGGCTACGCCTACTTCCTCTACCCGCCGGAGAAGCCCCTGACGGAGACCGCCCACGAGCGTCTCGCGACCATCGCCCAGCACACGGAGATGGGCGCGGGCATGTACGTCGCGATGAAGGACCTGGAGATCCGCGGCGCGGGCAACCTCCTCGGCGGCGAACAGTCAGGCCACATCGCCGGCGTCGGCTTCGACCTGTACGTACGGATGGTGGGCGAGGCCGTCGCCGACTACCGGGCGTCCCTGGAGGGCGGCGTGGAGGAGGAGCCGCCGCTGGAGGTCAAGATCGAACTGCCGGTGGACGCGCACGTCCCGCACGACTACGCGCCCGGCGAGCGGCTGCGCCTCCAGGCGTACCGGGCGATCGCCGCCGCGACCTCGGAGGAGGACATCGCGGCGGTCCGCGAGGAGCTGACCGACCGCTACGGCAAGCTGCCCGAACCGGTCGAGAACCTCCTCCTGGTCGCCGGCCTGCGGATGCTCGCCCGCTCCTGCGGCGTCACGGACATCACGCTCCAGGGCTCCAACGTCCGCTTCGGCCCCGTCGAACTGCGCGAGTCCCAGGAACTGCGCCTCAAGCGCCTCTACCCCCGCACGGTCCTCAAGCCCGCCACCCGCCAGGCCCTGGTGCCCCGCCCGACCACCGGCAAGATCGGCGGCAAGCCGCTGGTCGGCCGGGAACTGCTGGCGTGGGTCGGGGAGTTCCTGACGTCGATCCTGGGGTCCTGA
- the cpt gene encoding chloramphenicol phosphotransferase CPT, producing the protein MTTGPPRTRTDVVVLNGGSSSGTSTLIRQLQDVLPRPWLTFGVDSFIEALPPSLVVPEASDTAPGLGLAPDGSITVGPVFRALQADWQEGVAAIARTGTGVLLDEVFLGGAEGQERWRRTLKGLSVLWVGVRCAPETAAAREAARGDRITGMAASQAELVHRGVTYDIEVDTGVTDPLTCARQIAAHVA; encoded by the coding sequence ATGACCACCGGCCCGCCCCGTACCCGCACCGACGTCGTCGTCCTGAACGGCGGCTCCAGCTCCGGCACTTCCACCCTGATCCGCCAACTCCAGGACGTCCTGCCGCGGCCCTGGCTGACGTTCGGCGTCGACTCCTTCATCGAGGCCCTGCCGCCGTCGCTCGTCGTACCGGAGGCGTCCGACACCGCGCCGGGCCTCGGCCTCGCCCCCGACGGCAGCATCACCGTCGGCCCGGTCTTCCGCGCTCTCCAGGCCGACTGGCAGGAAGGCGTCGCCGCCATCGCCCGCACCGGCACCGGCGTCCTCCTCGACGAGGTCTTCCTCGGCGGCGCCGAAGGCCAGGAACGCTGGCGCCGCACGCTGAAGGGCCTGTCGGTGCTGTGGGTCGGCGTGCGCTGCGCCCCGGAGACGGCCGCCGCCCGCGAGGCCGCGCGCGGCGACCGGATCACCGGCATGGCCGCGTCCCAGGCCGAACTGGTCCACCGGGGCGTCACCTACGACATCGAGGTCGACACCGGCGTCACCGATCCCCTCACCTGCGCACGCCAGATCGCCGCACACGTGGCATGA
- a CDS encoding LCP family protein, giving the protein MVLLVLVVLAVAGGVALYVWAGDQVRRTDAVAGYSGRPSPGKGTNWLLVGSDSRESLTPEQRERLHVGNDQGLNTDTIMVLHRGDSGPYLVSLPRDSYVAVPGHGRNKVNVAFAEGGPKLLTRTVEQATGLRIERYAEVDFLGFVKVVDALGGVRMCLDKPLKDEKSGADFRAGCQEMDGVRALAYVRARYTDPEGDLGRVRRQRQLIGALGDKMLGAGVLLNPFALVPALDAALSALTVDRVAGVPDLARLGWSMKRIADGAGAATTVPVANPGVNLGGLGDVVEWDEQGARRLFQALREDVPIPTSGSN; this is encoded by the coding sequence CTGGTGCTGCTGGTTCTGGTGGTGCTGGCGGTGGCGGGCGGGGTGGCGCTGTACGTCTGGGCGGGCGACCAGGTGCGCCGTACCGACGCCGTCGCCGGCTACTCCGGCAGGCCGTCGCCGGGCAAGGGCACGAACTGGCTGCTGGTCGGTTCGGACAGCCGCGAGAGCCTGACGCCCGAGCAGCGGGAGCGGCTGCACGTCGGCAACGACCAGGGGCTGAACACCGACACGATCATGGTGCTGCACCGCGGGGACAGCGGCCCGTACCTGGTGAGCCTGCCGCGGGACAGCTATGTGGCGGTGCCGGGGCACGGCCGGAACAAGGTGAACGTGGCGTTCGCCGAGGGCGGACCGAAGCTGCTGACGCGCACCGTGGAGCAGGCGACGGGGCTGCGGATCGAACGCTACGCCGAGGTGGATTTCCTCGGCTTCGTGAAGGTGGTGGACGCGCTCGGCGGGGTACGGATGTGCCTGGACAAACCGCTCAAGGACGAGAAGTCGGGTGCCGACTTCCGGGCGGGCTGCCAGGAGATGGACGGAGTGCGGGCACTTGCGTACGTACGGGCGCGTTATACCGACCCGGAAGGCGACCTGGGCCGGGTCAGGCGGCAGCGGCAGCTGATCGGCGCGCTCGGCGACAAGATGCTCGGGGCGGGGGTGCTGCTCAATCCGTTCGCGCTGGTCCCGGCGCTGGACGCGGCGCTGTCGGCGCTGACGGTGGACCGGGTGGCGGGCGTGCCGGACCTGGCGCGGCTGGGCTGGTCGATGAAGAGGATCGCGGACGGGGCGGGTGCGGCGACCACCGTTCCGGTGGCGAACCCCGGGGTGAACCTGGGTGGTCTCGGAGATGTGGTGGAGTGGGACGAGCAGGGAGCGCGGCGGCTCTTCCAGGCGCTTCGCGAAGATGTCCCGATTCCGACTTCTGGCAGCAATTGA
- a CDS encoding WXG100 family type VII secretion target, producing MGGTFQVETHELDQLLRQLSAGREDMEKALNALEHVGPKSTGSVALDHACDEFHDSWDDAIKKIAKGTQQIEEKLKATKNNYEETEKAIRDAMTKGAAPPMPGPSAPPNVGGYPAGPRPGAPAPTPSAGPGAGAR from the coding sequence TTGGGCGGCACATTCCAGGTCGAGACGCACGAGCTCGACCAGCTTCTACGGCAGTTGAGCGCCGGGCGCGAGGACATGGAGAAAGCACTCAACGCGCTGGAGCACGTGGGGCCGAAAAGCACGGGCAGCGTGGCTCTCGACCACGCCTGCGACGAATTCCACGACAGTTGGGACGACGCGATCAAGAAGATCGCGAAGGGTACCCAGCAGATCGAGGAGAAGCTGAAGGCCACCAAGAACAACTACGAGGAGACGGAAAAGGCCATCCGGGACGCCATGACCAAGGGCGCGGCCCCGCCGATGCCCGGCCCGTCGGCACCGCCCAACGTGGGCGGGTACCCGGCCGGCCCGCGGCCGGGTGCGCCGGCTCCGACCCCGTCGGCCGGCCCCGGGGCGGGTGCCCGGTGA
- a CDS encoding HNH endonuclease family protein, whose protein sequence is MSLLHRIRTASSPRATPLTSTRRRGVAVATAGLAALLALTGCTPDGGKGGGTGEDGGAASSVPAAGGTALHAVGTLTVKGRAPKTGYTRARFGTAWADTDGNHCGTRDDILKRDLTEVRFTDGHCKVASGTLKKDPYTGLAVQYERGRSKVDIDHLVALSDAWQKGAQQWPGRKRVALANDPLNLIAADSSANRQKGDGDAATWLPANKAYRCDYVAHQVAVKKKYGLWVTQAEKDAMTQVLSGCPKLKLPAGGGPTEAPERFTAK, encoded by the coding sequence ATGTCCCTCTTGCATCGGATACGGACCGCATCGTCGCCCCGCGCCACACCCCTGACCAGCACCCGCCGCCGCGGCGTCGCCGTCGCCACGGCCGGACTGGCCGCGCTGCTCGCCCTCACCGGCTGCACACCCGACGGTGGCAAAGGGGGCGGTACGGGAGAAGACGGCGGCGCGGCGTCGTCCGTTCCCGCCGCGGGCGGCACGGCGCTGCACGCTGTCGGCACCCTCACCGTGAAGGGCCGCGCCCCCAAGACCGGTTACACTCGCGCGCGATTCGGCACCGCCTGGGCCGACACGGACGGCAACCACTGCGGCACCCGCGACGACATCCTCAAGCGGGACCTGACGGAGGTGCGGTTCACCGACGGGCACTGCAAGGTCGCCTCCGGGACGCTGAAGAAGGACCCGTACACCGGTCTGGCGGTCCAGTACGAGCGCGGGCGCAGCAAGGTGGACATAGACCACCTCGTGGCGCTGTCGGACGCGTGGCAGAAGGGCGCCCAGCAGTGGCCGGGCCGCAAGCGCGTCGCGCTCGCCAACGACCCGCTGAACCTGATCGCCGCCGACTCCTCCGCCAACCGGCAGAAGGGCGACGGGGACGCGGCGACGTGGCTGCCCGCCAACAAGGCGTACCGCTGCGACTACGTGGCGCACCAGGTGGCGGTGAAGAAGAAGTACGGGCTGTGGGTGACGCAGGCGGAGAAGGACGCGATGACCCAGGTGCTCAGCGGGTGCCCGAAGCTGAAGCTGCCGGCGGGCGGCGGGCCGACGGAGGCGCCGGAGCGGTTCACGGCGAAGTAG
- a CDS encoding putative T7SS-secreted protein encodes MSDDKEFPSLGFDPAPGKVESVEDLSNKINRASSGLESAHKTLMGIAKGGKTWEGLAANAFTQHVGDLPKSLSDSVDALKQASTQLGNWRGKLSGYQNTARQYEAQAKAAKERIKTQEAAHDRATNAYNQAASAPAFRLAGQYYTDQTALNEAQSKLDAAQARLKTAGQELDSVGKRLDAAKDELDDILKKAKELLEHHQSDARDVADRLRKANKNAPDISLFERLGDAFKRMGHAIKEWCVKHADLLKTIGDWLGNIAGVLGVLSLLTMWCPPLSGALALAGGALSLGSLAAHAGAKLGGAKVSWTDLGMDAVGVVPFGKFAKAGAMGKVKVRVGARSVEDAAGVTSQVADVDKVARVNHLEGLVQRGVASSDELAAGRRIGRYQPPAGRVFEANGFSNRMQLAWENHVSGTMAAGIKEKGWAETLKKIPGVKDADSFKAALRADDTLDPMSWWSKGPLVGQGAVGAGVGMYQTANEG; translated from the coding sequence GTGAGCGACGACAAGGAATTCCCCAGCCTCGGTTTCGACCCGGCCCCGGGCAAGGTCGAGAGCGTCGAGGACCTCAGCAACAAGATCAACCGCGCGTCCAGCGGCCTGGAGAGCGCCCACAAGACGCTCATGGGCATCGCCAAGGGCGGCAAGACGTGGGAGGGTCTGGCGGCGAACGCCTTCACCCAGCACGTCGGCGACCTGCCGAAATCCCTCTCCGACAGCGTCGACGCGCTGAAGCAGGCGTCCACCCAGCTCGGCAACTGGCGCGGCAAGCTGTCCGGCTACCAGAACACGGCCCGCCAGTACGAGGCGCAGGCCAAGGCGGCCAAGGAACGCATCAAGACCCAAGAGGCGGCCCACGACCGGGCGACCAACGCCTACAACCAGGCCGCCTCGGCCCCTGCCTTCCGGCTCGCCGGCCAGTACTACACCGACCAGACGGCACTCAACGAGGCGCAGAGCAAGCTCGACGCCGCCCAGGCCCGCCTGAAGACCGCCGGCCAGGAGCTCGACAGCGTCGGCAAGCGCCTGGACGCGGCCAAGGACGAGCTCGACGACATCCTCAAGAAGGCCAAGGAACTCCTCGAACACCACCAGTCCGACGCGCGGGACGTCGCCGACCGGCTGCGCAAGGCCAACAAGAACGCCCCGGACATCAGCCTCTTCGAGCGGCTCGGCGACGCCTTCAAGCGGATGGGTCACGCCATCAAGGAATGGTGCGTCAAACACGCCGATCTGCTGAAGACGATCGGCGACTGGCTCGGAAACATCGCCGGTGTCCTGGGGGTCCTCTCCCTCCTGACCATGTGGTGCCCGCCGCTGTCCGGCGCCCTCGCCCTGGCGGGCGGCGCACTGTCCCTGGGCTCATTGGCGGCACACGCCGGGGCCAAGCTGGGCGGGGCCAAGGTGAGCTGGACGGACCTGGGCATGGACGCCGTCGGGGTGGTGCCGTTCGGCAAGTTTGCCAAGGCCGGTGCGATGGGGAAGGTCAAGGTCCGGGTGGGGGCCAGGTCGGTGGAGGACGCGGCGGGTGTCACCAGCCAGGTGGCCGACGTGGACAAGGTGGCTCGGGTGAACCATCTTGAGGGCCTGGTGCAGCGAGGCGTCGCCTCCAGTGACGAGCTTGCTGCGGGGCGGCGCATCGGCCGCTATCAACCCCCCGCAGGGCGGGTTTTCGAGGCGAACGGGTTCTCCAACCGCATGCAGCTGGCGTGGGAGAACCACGTCAGCGGCACCATGGCGGCAGGTATCAAGGAAAAGGGCTGGGCGGAGACGCTGAAGAAGATCCCAGGCGTCAAGGACGCCGACTCCTTCAAGGCGGCGCTCCGGGCGGACGACACGCTCGACCCCATGTCCTGGTGGTCCAAGGGCCCGCTCGTCGGACAAGGCGCCGTCGGCGCCGGGGTGGGCATGTACCAGACCGCGAACGAGGGGTGA
- a CDS encoding DUF2079 domain-containing protein, with translation MDTAAATATSGRTTPVPVTGSGYVPAPGRLRARTATLLGPRLLPYWTAAAFFVLFAAVSVLRFRSMATSSWDLGIFEQAVRAYAHLRAPVADLKGPGTNLLGDHFSPVLVLLAPLYRIFPGPQTLLFAQALLFALSAVPVTRTAVRFLGQGRGLAVGVAYGLSWGLQKAVDFDFHEIAFAVPLIAFALEAVLRGRWTAAVCWAAPLVLVKEDLGVTAAVIGALVLVRARRAVPLAVGLVAFGLVATAVTLGVIIPGFNGSGSYDYWNKLSGAGGPVPRIPADTAVRTLLWLLLPTTGLLALRSPLLLAALPTLGWRFLSHEPHYWGIDWHYNAVLMPVLFLALADALPRTLVSARAWLRAYAHHLPAAVLAAALALTTTLPLARLTEAGTYRKPPSVTAAEHLLERIPDGATVEADIRPISRLTDRTRVFWIGDTRGIDPDYVAVELHDGRKPEQALEDARKRHPKAVYGILGAAGDVTVIQRTGRL, from the coding sequence ATGGACACGGCCGCAGCAACCGCGACCAGCGGCAGGACGACGCCCGTGCCCGTCACCGGGAGCGGATACGTACCGGCCCCCGGCCGGCTCCGCGCCCGCACCGCCACCCTGCTCGGCCCGCGCCTGCTCCCCTACTGGACCGCAGCGGCCTTCTTCGTCCTGTTCGCCGCGGTCTCCGTGCTGCGCTTCCGCTCGATGGCGACGTCCTCCTGGGACCTCGGCATATTCGAGCAGGCCGTACGGGCCTACGCGCACCTGCGGGCCCCCGTCGCCGACCTCAAGGGTCCCGGCACCAACCTCCTCGGCGACCACTTCAGCCCCGTGCTGGTCCTGCTCGCCCCGCTCTACCGGATCTTCCCCGGCCCCCAGACGCTCCTGTTCGCGCAGGCCCTCCTCTTCGCGCTCTCGGCCGTGCCGGTGACCCGGACCGCCGTCCGCTTCCTGGGGCAGGGCCGCGGCCTGGCCGTCGGCGTCGCGTACGGGCTGTCCTGGGGCCTGCAGAAGGCCGTCGACTTCGACTTCCACGAGATCGCCTTCGCCGTACCGCTGATCGCCTTCGCGCTGGAGGCGGTGCTGCGCGGCCGCTGGACCGCGGCGGTGTGCTGGGCGGCGCCGCTCGTCCTCGTCAAGGAGGACCTGGGGGTGACCGCCGCCGTCATCGGCGCGCTGGTCCTCGTCCGCGCGCGGCGCGCCGTGCCGCTCGCCGTCGGGCTCGTCGCCTTCGGCCTGGTGGCCACCGCCGTCACCCTCGGCGTGATCATCCCCGGCTTCAACGGGTCCGGTTCGTACGACTACTGGAACAAGCTCAGCGGCGCCGGCGGCCCGGTCCCCCGCATCCCGGCGGACACCGCCGTACGCACCCTGCTCTGGCTCCTCCTGCCCACCACCGGCCTGCTCGCGCTGCGCTCCCCCCTGCTGCTGGCCGCACTGCCCACCCTCGGCTGGCGGTTCCTCTCCCACGAACCGCACTACTGGGGCATCGACTGGCACTACAACGCCGTCCTGATGCCGGTGCTCTTCCTCGCCCTGGCCGACGCCCTGCCGCGCACGCTGGTCTCCGCGCGCGCCTGGCTCCGCGCCTACGCCCACCACCTGCCCGCCGCCGTACTGGCCGCCGCGCTGGCCCTGACCACCACCCTCCCGCTCGCCCGCCTCACCGAGGCCGGCACCTACCGCAAACCGCCGTCCGTGACGGCCGCCGAGCACCTGCTGGAACGTATCCCCGACGGCGCCACCGTCGAGGCCGACATACGGCCCATCTCCCGCCTGACCGACCGCACCCGGGTCTTCTGGATAGGGGACACCCGCGGCATCGACCCCGACTACGTCGCCGTCGAACTCCACGACGGCCGCAAGCCCGAACAGGCCCTGGAGGACGCCCGCAAGCGCCACCCCAAGGCCGTGTACGGCATCCTCGGGGCGGCCGGCGACGTCACGGTAATCCAGCGGACAGGACGGCTCTGA
- a CDS encoding cellulose-binding protein, translating to MSASVSPHGFEIVRGRGYRPEDVDRRVEGLSVDRDSCWERAARLTVLANEMTAELAELQEYVRQLPPQTYESLGDQARLILTTAESEAARLRKEAQEAAERARDEAEAYARQIQEAAERAAQELRDETEDQARRTVEAAWAEADGIEAAAVKDAGQWRTAAQDALHEMEQRTTAMLREQEQEQTEEWEAAGRDLAAQEADLELRVAELEELGRAKVAEAERFLAEAEEAARHRDEDAEARAADLLAQARVEVERIERATDRILREHTERREKVREHMTHVRNTLAALTGKAPDEDEPGGGAAAEDGGDVAGAGATTNAQGGTVLLEKAGEAGEADGADEAGVAGGAGGTGEADGSAGSDRADGSVRVREATVSGTGAAAAGEPADTRAPVDPDNEDTLETKLPRLPEGQQ from the coding sequence ATGAGTGCATCGGTTTCGCCTCACGGGTTCGAGATCGTACGAGGACGTGGCTACCGTCCCGAGGACGTCGACCGCCGGGTGGAAGGGCTCTCGGTCGACCGTGACTCGTGCTGGGAGCGCGCGGCACGGCTGACGGTCCTCGCCAACGAGATGACGGCCGAGCTGGCGGAGCTGCAGGAGTACGTCCGGCAGTTGCCGCCGCAGACGTACGAGTCGCTGGGCGACCAGGCGCGGCTGATCCTGACGACGGCGGAGTCCGAGGCGGCCCGGCTGCGCAAGGAGGCGCAGGAGGCGGCCGAGCGGGCCCGTGACGAGGCCGAGGCGTACGCGCGGCAGATCCAGGAGGCCGCCGAACGGGCCGCGCAGGAGCTGCGGGACGAGACCGAGGACCAGGCGCGCCGTACGGTCGAGGCGGCGTGGGCCGAGGCGGACGGCATCGAGGCCGCGGCCGTCAAGGACGCCGGGCAGTGGCGGACCGCCGCCCAGGACGCGCTGCACGAGATGGAGCAGCGCACCACCGCGATGCTGCGCGAGCAGGAGCAGGAGCAGACCGAGGAGTGGGAGGCGGCCGGCCGCGACCTGGCCGCGCAGGAGGCCGACCTCGAACTGCGGGTGGCGGAGCTGGAGGAGCTGGGCCGGGCCAAGGTCGCCGAGGCGGAGCGCTTCCTCGCGGAGGCCGAGGAGGCGGCGCGGCACCGCGACGAGGACGCCGAGGCGCGCGCCGCGGATCTGCTGGCGCAGGCCAGGGTCGAGGTCGAGCGGATCGAGCGGGCCACCGACCGGATACTGCGGGAGCACACGGAGCGGCGCGAGAAGGTGCGCGAGCACATGACGCACGTCCGCAACACGCTGGCCGCCCTGACGGGCAAGGCCCCCGACGAGGACGAGCCGGGGGGCGGCGCGGCGGCCGAAGACGGCGGGGACGTCGCGGGCGCGGGGGCCACGACGAACGCGCAGGGCGGCACGGTGCTGCTGGAGAAGGCCGGTGAGGCAGGGGAGGCCGACGGGGCCGACGAGGCCGGGGTGGCCGGAGGCGCCGGGGGCACTGGTGAGGCCGACGGGTCCGCAGGGTCCGACCGGGCCGACGGGTCCGTCCGGGTACGGGAGGCCACGGTGTCCGGTACCGGAGCGGCCGCGGCCGGGGAGCCCGCCGACACGCGGGCGCCGGTGGACCCCGACAACGAGGACACCCTGGAGACGAAGCTGCCGCGGCTGCCGGAAGGGCAGCAGTGA